A region of the Stieleria neptunia genome:
GCTGCTAAGCGGTCGAGTCGACACCGAGCGTTGGCTCGCGGCCGGGCCATTTGTCGCCCCACATCCGTCCACTTCCCAGTGAATTTGCCTATATGATCGGGTTCTCCTCGCAAACCGTCTCATTCGACAGATTTTGCCGACACGTCGAAGCTTACTTGTGCCGGATCGGTCAACTGGAACCGGGACAATTCCCGATGACCCGTCGCCAGGTGCTACGGGGAGGAGAATCCTGTGGGCTTTATTTTTGCGTGCACGGCCCGCGGAGTGTGAAATTGACCGCCGTTTACGACCATCGCAAGAAAACGACGATCTACTACGGCACCGACGGCGTGCGTCGCAGCCAGGAATCGATCAGCGTGAAGCTGCCTTCTCCTCAGCCGCACTCAGTTTGAGGTAGCGGGCGTCCAAGGAGAACGGATCGGCAAAACAGGCCGGCGGCTGGCTGGTTGAGCCGGCGACCAGACCGGCCGCGACCCACCCGACGCCGACCGCGTCGCAATGTTCGACCTGATGCAACGATTCGACGACCTGATCGGCAACAATGGAGCGATCCCCCGCGATCACCCAATCGGAACGGCCCCGTTTTTCGGCCGCCCGCTGGTCCCAATCTTGTTTGGACAAAACCTCGGCGCGATCGTTGCAACGCTGGATCAAATTGTCGCGGCCCGCTTCATTTCGGCACAGTTCGTCCCGGGAGAATTCGGCCGCGAAAACCTGGCCACGGTAGGCATTGAGTCCGACCAGGGCGTTCGCGGCGCCATTTTCGCCCAGGTTCACCGCCGCGATGGCCGCCAGAGAACCGACCGGGATCACGGGCAATTCGAGCGCATAGGCCAGTGTTTTTGCCGTTGTGATCGCGATTCGCAGGCCGGTGAACGATCCCGGGCCCACCGCCACCGAAATCGCGGCCAGGGCGTGGCCGTGGTCTTCGCACCAGCGAATAGAGGTGTCCAATTCGGCGGCCAGCTCTGCGGCGGTCCGTCGCAGGACACCGAATCGACGCTGCCGGAGCACGGTTTTGTCCTGCAAAACCGCAAGCGATCCGCTGGTTCCGGTGGTTTCAAGTGCGAGCTGAATCATCAAGGGTCGTAACGAAACTAGAAATAATGCGGCGTCCGACGCGCCGATTCGCGTCACTGCCGTGGGATTGTTGCGAAAATTGGATTACCTTTACAATTCGCTGACCCGATGGATTCGTTTAGTAGAACGCCATTTTGAAACTCAGCCCTCCTTTTCCCCGCCAGGACCATCACAGTGAAGCGAGCCCTGATCAGCGACATTCACGGCAACCTTGAAGCGCTGCTCGCGGTTCTGGCCGATATCCGTTCCCAATCGGTAGACGAAATTTACTGCTTGGGGGACATCATTGGCTATGGGCCCAATCCCTGTGAATGCCTGGACCAGGTGATGAAGAACTGCAAGGTCACGATTCTGGGGAACCATGATCAGGCCGCCTTGTTCGATCCCGACGGATTCAACCCGATGGCCTTGCAGGCGATTTACTGGACCCGCGACCAATTGGACAACGGTCCCGGCAGCGCCGCCCAGGTCAACGGACGCTGGGACTTCCTCGGCGAATTGCCCCGCTACCATGACGACGAGCAATTCAAGTTCGTCCACGGATCGCCACGGGACCCGACCAACGAGTACGTCTTTCCCGAATACATTTTCGACCAGCGGAAAATGGAGATCTTGTTCGGCAAAGTCAAGCAATACTGCTTCATGGGCCACACCCACCTGCCGGGGATCTTCACGACCAACTGCGAATTCATCCAGCCCGATGAATGCGATTACCATTATCAGCTGACAGGCGAAAAAGCGATGGTCAACGTCGGCAGCGTTGGTCAACCGCGCGACGAAGACAATCGGGCGTGCTATGTTATTTTGGACAAAGATGCCCCCGGCGGCCCCACGGTGACCTACCGCAGGGTTGAGTACGACATCGAGACGACAGCCAACAAGATCTACGCCGAAGCCGACTTGTCCGATCAACTCGGCGACCGCATCAAACACGGACGTTAAGTGACCCGAACTGCGATCCTAAGCGATATTCACGGTAACCTGACTGCGCTCAAGGCCGTGTTGGCGCACGTTCAAACGCAACAGGTCGATCGCATCGTCTGCTTGGGCGATGTCGTCGGTTACGGACCCCAGCCCTGCGAATGCCTGGACGTCGTGATGGAATTCGCGTTCTGTGTGCTCGGCAACCACGACAGTAGCGCGCTGTTCGATCCCGAAGGCTTCAATGCCGCCGCCGAACAGGCGATCTTTTGGACCCGCAGCAAGCTGGAAAACCACGCCGGAGAAGAGTCGGCGGACGACCAACAGCCCCCCGCGTCGCGACGCCGGCTGGATTTTTTGTGCGGCCTGCCACGCACCATCCGCGAAGAAAACATCCTGTTCGTGCACGGGTCACCACGCGGGCCGACCAACGAATATGTGATGCCCGAGGACATCCAGAACGGCAAGAAAATGGAAAAGCTGTTTTCGCTGGTGCCCCATCTGTGCTTCCAAGGTCACACCCACGTCCCCGGGATTTTTACCACCGATCTGAATTTCCTTCGGCCGACCGAGGTGCCCGAAGGCTACGACGTCAGTGATTCCTCGGCCCGGCTGATGATCAACGTCGGCAGCGTCGGCCAACCACGGGATCTGGACCCCCGCAGCTGTTACGTCATCTACGACCAGCAGCACGTCTTCTTTCACCGGGTCGAATACGACATCGAAGACACGATCGCCAAGATCGAAGCCGAAACGGAACTCGACAATTTCCTCGGCTATCGACTCCGCGACGGACGCTAGGGCGTTGTCAGCTTTGGCAACGAATTTCGATTCTCTCTCCCTCTGGGGGTTCTTCGCGGATTTTAGTGGGTAATCACTCAGGACCCAGGTTTTTTGAGGCATTGCTGCGATGTCCGAATGGGTGTTGGACGACAACCGCTCGGTTCAAACGCCCCTCCGGCGACGCGGGCCGGTGGAGGGCACGAAGCACCTTCGCCGCATCGCAGACCAGGTGATTCCTAGGCGGGTTGCTCCTCCGCAGATCCCGTCTCCGCTACAGCTGGCTTCGCCATCAGACCGAACAGAACCATCGGACATCGCAGTCATCCCTCAAAAAACCTTCCCCGAGTATCCGAGAGCAGCCACTAAAATCCACGAAGAACCCCCTCTGGGAGAGACGGCGTTTGCGCAGCAAGCAAACGCCGGAGAGGGCACGCGCTGCAAAAATCTTGGCTCCTTCCGCTACGATCGAATCCGTCACCTGTAAAATCGACGTCCGGCGGCGCGCCACATCAAAGCTTGGGGTCGCGTGGTCGGACCCAAGATCCGGTCGTCCCAGCGTCGCCCGACGGGGGTGAATAAAACTCCGGCAATCCTCCACCGGACACCCGCTGGATGGGGTGCGTCCTTGCTAAATCATGACCGATTTTTCATAAATGTGGGATTGTTTCGCGTTAGGGCGGTTTTTGGCCGGTAGGAAGGCCCGTACAAGGAATAGATTGAAAACTCGCCCGTTTTCTTTTCCTTAATTTATTTTGGAGGTTCACATGAAACGGCATGTGAGATCTGGCTTCACGCTCGTGG
Encoded here:
- the tsaB gene encoding tRNA (adenosine(37)-N6)-threonylcarbamoyltransferase complex dimerization subunit type 1 TsaB, coding for MIQLALETTGTSGSLAVLQDKTVLRQRRFGVLRRTAAELAAELDTSIRWCEDHGHALAAISVAVGPGSFTGLRIAITTAKTLAYALELPVIPVGSLAAIAAVNLGENGAANALVGLNAYRGQVFAAEFSRDELCRNEAGRDNLIQRCNDRAEVLSKQDWDQRAAEKRGRSDWVIAGDRSIVADQVVESLHQVEHCDAVGVGWVAAGLVAGSTSQPPACFADPFSLDARYLKLSAAEEKAASR
- a CDS encoding metallophosphoesterase family protein, whose protein sequence is MKRALISDIHGNLEALLAVLADIRSQSVDEIYCLGDIIGYGPNPCECLDQVMKNCKVTILGNHDQAALFDPDGFNPMALQAIYWTRDQLDNGPGSAAQVNGRWDFLGELPRYHDDEQFKFVHGSPRDPTNEYVFPEYIFDQRKMEILFGKVKQYCFMGHTHLPGIFTTNCEFIQPDECDYHYQLTGEKAMVNVGSVGQPRDEDNRACYVILDKDAPGGPTVTYRRVEYDIETTANKIYAEADLSDQLGDRIKHGR
- a CDS encoding metallophosphoesterase family protein, whose translation is MTRTAILSDIHGNLTALKAVLAHVQTQQVDRIVCLGDVVGYGPQPCECLDVVMEFAFCVLGNHDSSALFDPEGFNAAAEQAIFWTRSKLENHAGEESADDQQPPASRRRLDFLCGLPRTIREENILFVHGSPRGPTNEYVMPEDIQNGKKMEKLFSLVPHLCFQGHTHVPGIFTTDLNFLRPTEVPEGYDVSDSSARLMINVGSVGQPRDLDPRSCYVIYDQQHVFFHRVEYDIEDTIAKIEAETELDNFLGYRLRDGR